ATGTCCGAATTTGCTGCTGAGAGAGTAGATATAAGGCGAAATTGGGTGTGCGCCATTCACAAAAAGCATATTGTACATTGTACTGTTTCGCCTTGCTTCTTCAGGCTACACAAGCCGAGGAAAATATGGAAAATCTTGTAAGTTAAAACAAGATCTTCTATTACACATATGCCATAAAACAATATAACAGATGCCACACTTCCATACCGTCAAAGTATGCTCGACTTTTTTAATCTCAGACAGCAACCTAGCTTCATCAATGAAGGGCAGTTTAGCTATCCCCTGTAAAGTACAAATTTTAGTTAAATATGGAAGGTGTATGGTATATATAAGTACACTTACTAAGATAAATGTACCTGCCAAGAAAACCTCTTTCCATTCATATCTACTTCGAAATCTGCAGCATACACAGGTTAAAACGGATTAGAATAGGCTTATGGTTGTAGGAGAATCTGATACTATTCATGATTATATATTAGCAAAATAAGCATACCAATCGGATAAAAGTCAATTATGGGCGAACTAGGATCGGTCATCAATTGCCGATACTGTACAGGGAGTGCATGTGAGCTGAAATGTAATGAAACAACCTATCAAATAATCCACCACATCAAGGTACTAGGATCGAAGAAAGGAAATATTAGCATATTCACCTCGCCGCTGGGAAAACTCCCATAAGCTGATCGAAAGGTTTGAATGGTGACCCAAGTTCAAAAGTTATATTAAGCTGGCCTAAACCTTTTAAATCCGAAGCAAAAGGGGCATAGTGATAAGGGTAAAACCTACATATAGCAAGAAGAAATTAGAATGAAACGTGTATTAGTGGGATGGGTAGAGGAACAATTAAACCCTATCAGCAATTGTGCAACAAATAAAACAGTGTAGCGTCTTATATTTGGCCAACTAAAACATGCTATATTACCATTGCCATGAGCAGACACCTTCATAATAGTAGTGCATTACCCAACACAAACCTTCAGTATATTTGAGAACCTGAAGGAGCATAGAGCACATCATATAAGAAGATAACACAGAATTAGGGAAATgtatttttcaaaaaatgatcaaGTGACATTTTCTATCATGAATAAAGTAATAATGGCAACAGGGTATGGTGTCACTAATGAATCATGAATGCAGTATATATTTTTAAATCATGAATGCAGTATATATTTTTAAATCATGAATGCAGTATATTAAAGGCACTTCCACAATACTTACAACATCTCTACGTATTTCTTCAATTTGCTCAGGTGTTCTTGCCCCAAACTTGTCTTCATAATACCTTTCTCTCCATCCTGGTTCTCCAAGCTTTATCTGAATATTATTAACAAATAATGTTATCGCCTGAGTTTTTTAACCATTAAAAAATATATAAATAGAGTCTCAGAAGGTCCACAAAATAGGAGTGTACTTTCAATTCCCAAAGCCCAAACATCTTCAATAACTTAGTGTTGTGTGCAAGCATAGTAAAAGTTCAGAAGACAAGGGATGGGACCCCCACAGCAGGGATCCTAAATACATAAGTGTGCTTTTCATTCAACCTATACTCTCAAATATCTTCAATAATGTAGTGTCACATGAAGCGGATAGTAAAGGTATGAAGAAAGGGGACCTAGTAAAGGGCATTCACTCTGTTTAATCCACCTGGAGGACTTAATCCCTGAGATGCTCAGAGGCTTATACAGAAACCTACTAATAGTTTCATTGTTTTAAAGGGAAGACATGCCTTGCCCCTAAAGTAAATAATATGTTAACTTATATTAGCACACCCTACCAGGAATGTAACTTAAACCTATCTTATCACTAAGATCTCTAGTAAAGGAATCTTAACATTGGCTACATATAGTGGCCGGTGTTCTCAACAATGTCATGACAACATGCATAGCATTGTTGAACTTCAACTTGGAACTGCAATGAACTGATAAAAGCAGCAGAAGATTTCTGCACAGATAACCAAAGATACAAGAAATACCTTGTCCTCCTCAGGATTTTCAGAATTAAAAAGATCTGATTTATCACGAAGTGCAACTTTAAGCATTGACTTCAGGTCTTCTTTGTTTTCACGTGCCTGTAGAAGTTGCAGCAAGATTCAGATGAAACCATAAAAATATCTTCAAACAAATATAACACCTTCTCAACCAAGATCAAATTAAGTACCTGTGCTTCAACGCTAATTTCAGCTTCAACAACAGCAGCAGAAAGGCTGGAATCTGAAGATGATACACGTGCTTTCTTAGCTTGACTGCCCTTTTCCGTGCTACGTCCATTATGTTCATATGGTGAAGCCACAGCCCCAGAGGCAAGGCGAGATCCTTGGAAGCGTGCAACAGGTACAATAAGATCACCCCTTACATGGGGATCCAGATCATCACCTCGCTTTGCTTGGGCTTTATCACGTTTTATTCTTTCAGCTTGACGCTACAAAGGACAGCAACGTTGAAAATGTAAACTGTAAGTGAAAGCACCCACTACTAGTTGCTAACTTAATAACGGCTGAGCATCAAATGTATAAGTAGGTCTGGAAACATTTGCAGTCAAGAGTCGTTTACTTATATTGTCAAGTTCCAAGAGATTTAGGGTCAGTTTGATTGCTACCCTGGGTACTTATATTGCCGATGTAGTACATGTCAGATTTGCTGGGTCAGGCAGAAAACATCAACGACTCAGGCACATACCAGGCACCCTTTTTTTTCAGGCACGGACCCGGGGTAGCAACCAAACTGACCCTTACAGAGTACACAACTCGAGAAATGGCTACGAATGGGGGAGGCATGTCTTGCCCGACCTTTGTGAATGTGTTATGCCAAATGCAAATTTCATGATAACATATTAAATTCCAAGCACAAATATGGATAGAAGACCATCGCAGACCCCTATATTTTCTTATTCTGTAAAATTTCATGACCCATAATATTCACTGTGCATGGAAAGCATCTAACAAAAATTCCAGCTTAAATAACAAAAATACAGTTAACTACAAAAGCAGACACATCAAGCTATATGGAGCCAAGATACAGAAATGGGGAATATTAACTATTGTGAACAAGTAACACAATTATAAGATAGATTAGTTGCCACTTGACAACATGAGAAAGCATTCGATATCATCCATAGAGAAGAAATGTCATATAGGATATTGCTCATAACAAAAATACAGTTGAAGTTAAGTAATTGAGAAGCAAAATCAAGATAGACGCCATCTTTACCTGGTGCAAACGAGCTCTTTTCTGAAATATTTTATCCTCGTATGAACCAACTGCTTGAATGAAGTGTTCGACTCTATTCAGATCAGGCTACAACAATGAAGATAAAATGTGTTACTGCTGAAATACCCATGAGGATCAtttcaaataaaataaatttcTAAGATGCCACTTGGATAATATGATGTATGAATGAAAtttgaataccgtgcaagcatcAGTTAAATAGCCACCCATATTAGGAAATTCCTTCTTGTATACAGCCATTAACAAATTAATAGCTCCCTGCAGACAGATATGGAAGTTAACATCGTGTGACAATAATCTAAGAAAGTGAACTACAAACAGAAAACGAAACCTGTCTAACTTTCAAAGAAAAAACAGAGCTCCactttagtactccctctgtaaactaatataagagcgtttagatcactattttagtattctaaacgctcttatattagtttaagGAGGGAGTAACTGGTAACACTACATAACTTGATAGCTGCTAGCTGCAAAGTAACCTTTTGAACTATAAAATATGAAACAAACCTCACGAATCTCTAGTGTCGGCATGTGTGGAAGAAAATCATTGCCAACAAAAAAGCACATGAAGATGAAATCATCAATGATGCGTTCAATATCAGTCTCGAAAGCTGGATTTGGCATTCGGAACTCGTATTCTAGGTACTCTCGTAGGGTCCATATATTCAAGAACTGTGAAGGCACAAATGAAAGTAAGTCCTTTGTAAGTCCACTGAATAGCATCACATCACAAGTTGCAATAGAACAAATTGATCTCATTACCTGGTAAGGTTTCTTTGGTACTATTTCATCACCCTTCTCATCAAACTCCCCAGCTTTCCGTTTTGCCTTTCCTTCACACTTTGCTGCTAGATGTCCAACTTGACCACACAAGAAGCATTTGTCCTGCTGTCCAGGTGTGAAAACCACCTGCAAACACAAAGTGTATGCAAATAAGCTTTCATGGCAAAACGTCGAAGAAAATGCTCAAGGAAAAGGCAGTGCTCTGAACGAAAGAACTTGATTTTTTTTTTAAGTAGAGTAGCAACATAGACAACaggaaaatacaaaaaaaaagtAACACTCTTTATTAGCACAAGGCTGTGGCATGTATATATGGCAGAAAGCGTAAATTCTGTATTCTGAGAAGAGAACCTCTCTCAGTATGGAGAAGTGCACTTCGTGTGTTGCTAGAGCTAACATGATTAGATCTGCATCCTGCATTCATGAGATTAAATTTATACGTTAACAGATAAAATATTGTCCAACAAGAAATAGAGCATTAAGCATACAGGAACAGAACTTACCAGGCCGTACAGGCAATGTCGGGTATTtgggttaaatccaggaaggttCCTATTGCCACGAATGTAGGACATGATTTTATGCTCCCCTTCACCAGGAACATTGGCATCAGAAAGAATAACCTTCAAAAGATTGTAATCAGGATACATATTATTTCTACATACTTTCTAATACCAATCCATGGTGTTATTGAACCATAAGGAAATATGACCAAACATATTTAACAAATATAAATCCCAACACTAAATGTCAAATTAGCAAAAAGATATGCTTACTTTAATTTGTTTCCATCCAGGATCATAATTCAATCTGCGGTGGATGTAGTACTGCAAAGCAACTGATAGAACAGCCATAAACTCCGTGCCGGGAGTAATAACATTAGAATCACATGTTTGTGATTGCAGTTTTGGAGGAAGCTTTCTTCCTTCCCTCTCAAACTCTTCACgcagtttttcttcttcttcagccTGGACATAGGACAACAGTAACCAGTGAGTGCAATCATAAATGGTTGTGGATGTCCACAAATAACAATAGATACAACTGTATGATTATACTGAATATAAGAAAATAATTCCACTAGAATACTGACCGCATCAGCAGCATCTTTTGCAGCTCTGAATCGTCTAGAGCGCTGCTGGTTCATCTTAGCACGAGGAGCCACACCATCTGTAAGCCATTGTAGGACAAACAAAATGGAGAAAATGTGTTTAATGTAAGTAGAGACAATAGTAAGTTGTTCAAAGGGAAGCTTAACATGTTTTGCCATTGTTCAGGGAAGAGGAAGAGTATGACTACATCAGTTTGAGCAACATTAGAACAGCCAAACAGAAAAGATCAGCGAGGGAATTCCCTCCATAACAAAGAGATGAAATGCGTACCAATGGCCATGTACAAAAGCTTCCGAGGGCGAACCATGATAAAGAGCCTATCTATGTAATCAAACATGCACTGGAAAACCTCAGCGAATGTTGTCGGCGAGGGCTGTGGCAGTAGAAGAGAGAACCACGGTCAACATAGAAGTTGGTATTGATAACAGTGGGCAATAGGCAGACGTTGAATTGTCCGTGTTAGGGGGAAATAAAATGATTCCAGAATAACTTTTGATGATAAAGTAGCAGCGCAAACTGCAGGGCCTCCTAACTACAATAAACTTGAATCTTCTTGGCAGATTCACTTGTCCAGAAAAATAATTTGCAGTGTAGTTTGACAGAAAACAGAAGATTATGATTTAAGCATAGAACTGCAGCATCAAATTGAATAGTTGAACTACGGCAATCCTCCTGGCATCTCAGGATGGTTTGGGGACAATTTAGGAGCTCCCTTTTAATTGCAACTATCATTCTACGGGTAATTTAATTCCCCTCGGCACAACTGCATAGCTCCTCATACACCAATCAGCAAAGCACAAATCTATCACGTATCTACGCAGCCAGGCCATCCCACACCGAACCACTCGCGGTCTTCCTCGCTCGGAAGCACCGAATCGAACAGCCCAATCAAAATAACACATCTCGAGAttgaggaggggggcggggggaAGCGACCGTACGTACCCTGTCCTCGGGGTGGAAGCAGGGGTGGATAATCCCGTTCATGTCGAGGTAGAGGTTGTCGAACTCGAGGCCGTTGGGGTTGGGCTTGGAGGTGTCGACGGGGACCTGGACGCCCTCGATCTCCACGGGCTCCTCCTCCACCAcgtccaccaccaccatcgggtACTTCTCCGCCAGCCAGCGGTAGAACGCCGGGACAcccatcgccgccgccggcgggAGGCAGAGCTTGCTCGCCGGAACCCTAACCCTATAAACGAACGAGCGGACGGGGTCGgggcggaaagaggggaagaggAGTGAGGCGCGAAACCCTAAAAAAGGAGGGAGACGGCACGAGGCGGGGGCGGTATATGCCGTTCCCGGCGTGGAAATATCTGAGGTGGGGACACGAGGAGAGGCGGTTTTGCGGTCTGGACCTTGTGGGGCTGGATGATTTTTGCTCGAGAGAAGAAGACGGGGTCGGCGAGGGGGAGGGGGCTCTTTTGCCGTATGCGGGAAGGGCTTCTCTGGAGTTCTCCCACGCGTTAGCGTCAGAGGTTTGACTCCAGTGTCATCGGGCCGGGGCGGGCCGGCCATGTCAAATTGGGGAAGGTAAGTAAGCTGAGCCCGTCGCAGCCGAACCGGCCCAGGAAGGCCACATCCCCGGCTGGATCCTGTATGACGCCAGCGGGCGTGACATTTTTGGTTATATGCATTGAAGATTTTTTTAGGGCCATAATATACGATTTACTTTTTCTAATTATaggatgaacatttttctaatacaccctgaaaaaaaattatatatgGTGTACTTTTTATATATACACTGAACTTTTTTTTATGTAAATGCATACTGAATAATTTTCTGAAATATGTTTTAAAATGTTAATACGTTTTCGAATGTTTAGCTCCATAAAAGACAACAACctgttttttaaaaaaaatactaaaaacaaaGAGAAAAAAGGAAACCAACTTCAACGCCCAGTACCATCCAGGAGCTATGCTTCTCCAGTAGTTAACCCCCTTCATTTTCGGATTTGTTGTAGGTTTTCTTTCTCCCCTCCCCCCTAATGTTTGTACTCTGATCGGGCTCAAGTTGATGATAAATTATGCTCTTAATTTGTTGCGGTCATTGACACCCAAGTGCTCGAGACTGGTTCTGACTTGTTTAACAAATTTCCCTAGGTGTTTCTGGGTTTTTTTTGTTCCTGAATTATGAAACATGGGATCCCAATGGTTGTTGGCAGGTTAGTTAAGTGGAATGTCATATTTTATTCCATACCCAGTGTGTTCATAGATTTTGTTGAAACAGAGGCAAAAGTTCTACCTCATCCATTAATTAAGAAAAAGAGAATTGTCTGGTCAATTAACGGCAGACCGAGCAAAATTTGTCACAAATTTGCCCACTCATGCGAACTACAGAGCCACATGACCACCCAAAAAACACACCCAACACGGAACCACTGCAACCCCCATACACTTGGGGTCACAGCGGCACGAATAAACCCCAGCGGTCCACAAGAACTTGAGAATAATCTAATCTAACGACAGAGACAACGGACACATCTGAGCCCACAGTTGTGGTTTATACAATTGTATCGTGGAAGTACTTGCATCTCCCCATTGATGTCGCCCTTTCTGCCATTGCTAGATTTCTTTTGGCGGATGTTAGATTGAGGGTGAGTGCCATCCTTTTTGTGTTTGTCCCTCGCTGCATTCTTCCTCAAGAGACATTCAATTATTTTCTCGGATTTAGCATTACAGTTAAAGGTATTCGACAAGTTTGATGCCAAATAAGTCCCCGAGGTGAGGCATCGACACTCTAGGCAAAACAACATCATCGCCCAAATGAACATCTCGCCCACGTGAACCATATGCTCGATGGACTCAGGTGAGTGTGTGGCAGCACCGTCAAGACAAGCGCCATCCGCATTCGCAACCACCTTTGCCAGCATATTGGTCATCGGAACCTCATCAACCTCAGACACCACCGACACACATAGGCGCCTCCACTTGCTCACATGACAGAGATGAATCATGACCCTCACACGAGGTTGCTGATGAGTCGACTTACAAATGCCCCAGTGACAGAAGTGAAGTACGGCTCAAGCATAGCTCTCGGAGTTCAGGCATGATCTTTAGCTTAGGAGCCACAAGCACGGCATTGGTCTCTCCCTCAAAGCTAGACAACACAGGGGACATGGCAGACATCGACGATGAATTGTTCCAACACGAGGGGAGAAGCAAACATATGGCTCTACCCCCTCGTCTTCTGTAGAGACAACACGAGACACACTAGGATGATCCGGCGTCGGAGTAGTTTGCAACATAGCCGACACAAGGGAGAGCCTACTCATAGTAGCTTCCGCTCACTCCAGAAAACTCCCCGCCCGCGCCAACTAGGCTCGCAACACCTCAATCTGATTTGGCATAGCGGACTGTGGCACTAGATCACGCGGGGTTTCTGAGCAAGTGGTACCAGAGAGGACTAATGCCTAAGACCCACAGTGAAGCACCTCAGAGGGGAGAGCAGACTTCTTCGGACCCTCACATGAACCTGGAGCCTGACGATGTGCGATGCTGAGGCGGGCTAGTGCTGACTATTACTCTATCTAtctattgtaacatcccaattttcaatttggatgttatttAGATCATTCATATGCATCCATAATTTGTGCATTTTTGAATTTGTTTTATTTGAATCTTTGATCCTAGAaaccttaagcaactcaaggaccaattgagagagttggaggtttttcacaaaaatccatttttgaatttttcaaaattgGCAAATTGGATCAAAGTGTTTTATTCGAAATTATTTTTCCaattatttcaactaaataaaataatgagaagataatatgacttcttcaaaacagcaAAGAAATATTGGAAATTCAATTTtgaataaaatatattttattcggatttttatTTGTAAGTTTATTTGTTTTATTAGTACTAAAaattcttattttattttaggcATTTAGgtccagaaaaatgttcacattAGTCCGAATATTAGGAGGGAATTATGTGAATTTTTCTGAATTTTCAAAAACGTTTTTATTAgtgtttttctattttttgtaTTTTCGAAAAAAAATTAAATTAGGACCAACCGGACCGGGCCGGCTCAGTtcgccaggccgcggcccagccggccagcgcCCCGCCACCGAGCTCGGGACGGAGTCCCGAgcagcgccaccccgccgccgtgTCCAGATCAGACACCGCCGCTGCCTTTGCCGCCCCTCCTGTAAGCCACGCTGCCCCTCCCCCTCTTTAAATACCGGGCCCTGGCCCCCTCTCTCCCCATCGACCGCAGCAGCAGCCGCAGCCaccacagccgccgccgccagccgcagctcgccccgcctcgccgcgcgccgccgctagccactgccgccgccttccgcaccaccccgccgccgtttgccgcccTGCCTTGCCCGaagccgccgtcgccggagttcCCCTCCGTCGACGAAGAACCGACGAAAACCGTCGGTAAAAGCGCCGAGCCTTTTCGgtttattttgttttttcttcggttttatttTAATAACCCGATCGGTTTtaattagcgaacgttcgttcgtttagatCTGTCAACGAACGTTTTTGTTCGTTAGTCtttgttagcggacgttcgtccaacagatttttctttttctgtttattttcggccaggaACCTATCCGTAATTATTTTCTTcgcagattagtccctgatctttaaaccctcgtaactttttgctcgtttatccaaatccatcGAAACCAATGCCAAATTCTTCGTCTTGATCCCCTCTATCTAGATAATCAAcataaacatgtttttgaaagtttaaatagatttgaatttgaacttcttttgatcataatttgagtttcgtagttccgatttgattgattctttttgcaaatcaaagctcttcaCTTGCACTTCTGTTTAGATCTTTTTCTCAGGTTTTTctttgcatcttatgcttgagtgcttatgtatgctattgtttgtctaTGATAGattttccggagtgcgaagctcGCTACTACGGATCTCTAGGGTTttccgatcgtcagcaaggcaagttacactttgatcataccctttattacccagttttatgcattagtttcaaccctcaaagaTTGCATGAATAGTATTGGGAACAGGTGGTTATTGCTATGTAGTTcttgaggtaggaacctattaccTTTGATCCACCCCGGGAATATACGTTATGCTcatattgcttagccatgctcgtagacggggatgttggaaatatgccctagaggcaataataaatggttattattatatttctttgttcatggtaatcgtctattattcatgctataattgtattgtccggaaatcgtaatacatgtgtgaatacatagaccacaacgtgtccctagtaagcctctagttgactagctcgttgatcaacagatagtcatggtttcctgactatggacattggatgtcattgataacgggatcacatcattaggagaatgatgtgatggacaagacccaatcctaagcatagcataaaagatcgtgtagtttcgtttgctagagcttttccaatgtcaactatcttttccttagaccatgagatcgtgcaactcccggataccgtaggagtgctttgggtgtgccaaacgtcacaacgtaactgggtgactataaaggtgcactacgggtatctccgaaagtgtctgttgggttggcacggatcgagactgggatttgtcactccgtgtgacggagaggtatctctgggcccactcggtaatgcatcatcataatgagctcaatgtgactaaggcgttagtcacgggatcatgcattgcggtacgagtaaagagacttgccggtaatgagattgaacaaggtattgggataccgacgatcgaatctcgggcaagtaacataccgattgacaaagggaattgcatacggattgattgaatcctcgacaacgtggttcatccgatgagatcatcgtggaacatgtgggagccaacatggttatccagatcccgctgttggttattgaccggagaggcgtctcggtcatgtctgcatgtctcccgaacccgtagggtctacacacttaaggtccggtgacgctagggttatagagatatatgtatgcggaaacccgaaagttgttcggagtcccggatgagatcccggacgtcacgagaggttccggaatggtccggaggtgaagaattatatataggaagtccagtttcgaccaccgggaaagtttcgggggctaccggtattgtaccgggactaccggaagggtcccgggggtccaccgggtggggccacctatcccggagggccccatgggctaaaagtgcaagggaaccagcccctagtgggctgggcgccccccatgggcctccccccatgcgcctagggttgggaaccctagggtgggggacttcccccttgccttggggggcaaggcaaccccttccccccttggccgccgcccccccttggagatcccatctcccagggctggcgca
The Aegilops tauschii subsp. strangulata cultivar AL8/78 chromosome 3, Aet v6.0, whole genome shotgun sequence genome window above contains:
- the LOC109748677 gene encoding 5'-3' exoribonuclease 3 isoform X1; amino-acid sequence: MGVPAFYRWLAEKYPMVVVDVVEEEPVEIEGVQVPVDTSKPNPNGLEFDNLYLDMNGIIHPCFHPEDRPSPTTFAEVFQCMFDYIDRLFIMVRPRKLLYMAIDGVAPRAKMNQQRSRRFRAAKDAADAAEEEEKLREEFEREGRKLPPKLQSQTCDSNVITPGTEFMAVLSVALQYYIHRRLNYDPGWKQIKVILSDANVPGEGEHKIMSYIRGNRNLPGFNPNTRHCLYGLDADLIMLALATHEVHFSILREVVFTPGQQDKCFLCGQVGHLAAKCEGKAKRKAGEFDEKGDEIVPKKPYQFLNIWTLREYLEYEFRMPNPAFETDIERIIDDFIFMCFFVGNDFLPHMPTLEIREGAINLLMAVYKKEFPNMGGYLTDACTPDLNRVEHFIQAVGSYEDKIFQKRARLHQRQAERIKRDKAQAKRGDDLDPHVRGDLIVPVARFQGSRLASGAVASPYEHNGRSTEKGSQAKKARVSSSDSSLSAAVVEAEISVEAQARENKEDLKSMLKVALRDKSDLFNSENPEEDKIKLGEPGWRERYYEDKFGARTPEQIEEIRRDVVLKYTEGLCWVMHYYYEGVCSWQWFYPYHYAPFASDLKGLGQLNITFELGSPFKPFDQLMGVFPAASSHALPVQYRQLMTDPSSPIIDFYPIDFEVDMNGKRFSWQGIAKLPFIDEARLLSEIKKVEHTLTPEEARRNSTMYNMLFVNGAHPISPYIYSLSSKFGHLPDNERNEIKEELNPKASGGMNGYISLCGGDPSPPVFRSPVDGLEDIMDNQVICSIYKLPDPHKHIARPPPGVTIPKKIVEAGDLKPPPVLWHEDNGRRPYDNNRRHCDNSSRQNPAGSIQGRQLGEAAHRLVANSLNVRGGGQYPPARPYQTIMNGMHYPNGMPPRMEQPAGRSGWHVPSDNLPNGQAPAYAQPSGHQYTRDNRGRQQPYARDGHSDSRGAGLHPSGYHQNSSNTYSSHTAPPSSGFGRYGQPPSYAGGYAGGVYQPAPYAGAQQWQQQQPHSSYSGGGAPAARPNSRPQQSQNRYSNLDRTSNRRPPGQGRY
- the LOC109748677 gene encoding 5'-3' exoribonuclease 3 isoform X2; this translates as MNQQRSRRFRAAKDAADAAEEEEKLREEFEREGRKLPPKLQSQTCDSNVITPGTEFMAVLSVALQYYIHRRLNYDPGWKQIKVILSDANVPGEGEHKIMSYIRGNRNLPGFNPNTRHCLYGLDADLIMLALATHEVHFSILREVVFTPGQQDKCFLCGQVGHLAAKCEGKAKRKAGEFDEKGDEIVPKKPYQFLNIWTLREYLEYEFRMPNPAFETDIERIIDDFIFMCFFVGNDFLPHMPTLEIREGAINLLMAVYKKEFPNMGGYLTDACTPDLNRVEHFIQAVGSYEDKIFQKRARLHQRQAERIKRDKAQAKRGDDLDPHVRGDLIVPVARFQGSRLASGAVASPYEHNGRSTEKGSQAKKARVSSSDSSLSAAVVEAEISVEAQARENKEDLKSMLKVALRDKSDLFNSENPEEDKIKLGEPGWRERYYEDKFGARTPEQIEEIRRDVVLKYTEGLCWVMHYYYEGVCSWQWFYPYHYAPFASDLKGLGQLNITFELGSPFKPFDQLMGVFPAASSHALPVQYRQLMTDPSSPIIDFYPIDFEVDMNGKRFSWQGIAKLPFIDEARLLSEIKKVEHTLTPEEARRNSTMYNMLFVNGAHPISPYIYSLSSKFGHLPDNERNEIKEELNPKASGGMNGYISLCGGDPSPPVFRSPVDGLEDIMDNQVICSIYKLPDPHKHIARPPPGVTIPKKIVEAGDLKPPPVLWHEDNGRRPYDNNRRHCDNSSRQNPAGSIQGRQLGEAAHRLVANSLNVRGGGQYPPARPYQTIMNGMHYPNGMPPRMEQPAGRSGWHVPSDNLPNGQAPAYAQPSGHQYTRDNRGRQQPYARDGHSDSRGAGLHPSGYHQNSSNTYSSHTAPPSSGFGRYGQPPSYAGGYAGGVYQPAPYAGAQQWQQQQPHSSYSGGGAPAARPNSRPQQSQNRYSNLDRTSNRRPPGQGRY
- the LOC109748677 gene encoding 5'-3' exoribonuclease 3 isoform X3, translated to MSYIRGNRNLPGFNPNTRHCLYGLDADLIMLALATHEVHFSILREVVFTPGQQDKCFLCGQVGHLAAKCEGKAKRKAGEFDEKGDEIVPKKPYQFLNIWTLREYLEYEFRMPNPAFETDIERIIDDFIFMCFFVGNDFLPHMPTLEIREGAINLLMAVYKKEFPNMGGYLTDACTPDLNRVEHFIQAVGSYEDKIFQKRARLHQRQAERIKRDKAQAKRGDDLDPHVRGDLIVPVARFQGSRLASGAVASPYEHNGRSTEKGSQAKKARVSSSDSSLSAAVVEAEISVEAQARENKEDLKSMLKVALRDKSDLFNSENPEEDKIKLGEPGWRERYYEDKFGARTPEQIEEIRRDVVLKYTEGLCWVMHYYYEGVCSWQWFYPYHYAPFASDLKGLGQLNITFELGSPFKPFDQLMGVFPAASSHALPVQYRQLMTDPSSPIIDFYPIDFEVDMNGKRFSWQGIAKLPFIDEARLLSEIKKVEHTLTPEEARRNSTMYNMLFVNGAHPISPYIYSLSSKFGHLPDNERNEIKEELNPKASGGMNGYISLCGGDPSPPVFRSPVDGLEDIMDNQVICSIYKLPDPHKHIARPPPGVTIPKKIVEAGDLKPPPVLWHEDNGRRPYDNNRRHCDNSSRQNPAGSIQGRQLGEAAHRLVANSLNVRGGGQYPPARPYQTIMNGMHYPNGMPPRMEQPAGRSGWHVPSDNLPNGQAPAYAQPSGHQYTRDNRGRQQPYARDGHSDSRGAGLHPSGYHQNSSNTYSSHTAPPSSGFGRYGQPPSYAGGYAGGVYQPAPYAGAQQWQQQQPHSSYSGGGAPAARPNSRPQQSQNRYSNLDRTSNRRPPGQGRY